In Bacteroidota bacterium, a single genomic region encodes these proteins:
- a CDS encoding YHYH protein — protein MKKILLSLSLLLSHTLFIQAQTNPAILNWLQNNTVTGRHYVSGNSTAIADAVLANVQSVQYSTNFVYVSTKGIPAYITGPFLDGNPSLASNQNAIFKFPLNPVQNTGTLTNTTGGNIGVFINGVALFDYRDGVSWKNSTNALAGGPLPGGPGDGVWNRDAIVGERLGFDCSKGHPAMGNYHHHQNPSAFKLDLNVISTICTLYDADGLYVIDSTQHSPLIGFAYDGFPIYGAYAYQNTNGTGAIVRMKSSYSKRNISTRTTYSSGNTVTAGPTVSATYPIGYFREDYEYIPTSAATPDFLDEHNGRFCVTPEYPSGIYCYFATVDAGWNSAYPYAVGPTFYGTKVAAKVTSISEPVSTYTAPNGITETPLSDLNINVFPIPANDFIALQLTTLASHSINLGLYDLNGKRLQQVSIYQGSSIAYFDTKKLYAGEYFIKIENAPNQNAKRIVVVK, from the coding sequence ATGAAAAAAATACTCCTTAGTCTCTCTCTTTTACTTTCACACACACTTTTTATTCAAGCTCAAACTAATCCTGCCATCCTAAACTGGTTGCAAAATAATACGGTAACAGGCCGGCATTATGTGAGTGGAAATTCAACTGCCATTGCAGATGCTGTTTTAGCAAATGTACAATCGGTTCAGTATTCCACTAACTTTGTATATGTTAGCACCAAAGGCATTCCTGCCTATATTACCGGGCCATTTCTGGATGGAAATCCCTCTCTTGCTTCCAACCAAAACGCTATTTTTAAATTCCCATTAAATCCGGTTCAAAACACGGGCACGCTTACCAATACTACAGGAGGCAATATTGGTGTTTTTATTAATGGGGTGGCATTATTCGATTATCGTGATGGTGTATCTTGGAAAAATTCCACCAATGCGCTTGCAGGAGGACCATTACCCGGTGGGCCGGGAGATGGCGTATGGAACCGCGATGCCATTGTTGGTGAACGTCTTGGTTTTGATTGCTCCAAAGGACATCCCGCCATGGGAAATTACCATCACCACCAAAATCCAAGTGCTTTTAAATTAGATTTAAATGTAATATCTACGATTTGTACTTTGTACGATGCTGACGGTTTATACGTAATTGATAGCACCCAACACTCCCCTTTAATCGGATTTGCCTATGACGGATTTCCAATCTATGGCGCCTATGCCTATCAAAACACAAATGGTACAGGAGCCATAGTTAGAATGAAATCGAGTTATTCAAAAAGAAATATTAGCACACGAACTACTTATTCAAGTGGTAATACAGTAACTGCCGGCCCCACTGTAAGTGCTACTTATCCAATCGGATATTTTCGCGAAGATTATGAATACATTCCAACCAGTGCGGCTACACCCGATTTTTTAGATGAGCACAATGGTAGGTTTTGTGTTACACCCGAATATCCTAGTGGAATATACTGTTACTTTGCTACAGTTGATGCAGGTTGGAATTCTGCTTACCCGTATGCAGTTGGCCCCACCTTTTACGGTACAAAAGTGGCAGCAAAAGTTACCAGTATCAGTGAGCCGGTAAGTACTTATACTGCGCCAAATGGTATTACAGAAACGCCTCTTTCTGACTTAAACATAAATGTATTTCCAATTCCTGCGAATGATTTTATTGCTTTGCAATTAACAACCCTTGCAAGCCATTCAATAAACCTAGGACTTTATGACTTAAACGGAAAGCGCCTTCAACAGGTCTCTATTTACCAAGGCAGTTCTATTGCATATTTTGACACAAAAAAACTGTATGCCGGCGAATATTTTATAAAAATTGAAAACGCTCCAAACCAAAATGCAAAACGGATTGTTGTGGTGAAATAG